The Epinephelus lanceolatus isolate andai-2023 chromosome 21, ASM4190304v1, whole genome shotgun sequence genome has a segment encoding these proteins:
- the LOC117247511 gene encoding uncharacterized protein LOC117247511, with product MDKWKIQLLVVTFCALVQIDQALSSSAEEERGLPKEWQGESLEAGLIHPMATLMKRSKALRFYGLMGKRSGIKKPSSADRRKKVFVGLMGRSISSGESLTRRIPPATTTAIDVSEKPLKQGSSEEWVQILY from the exons ATGGATAAGTGGAAGATTCAGCTTCTTGTTGTGACTTTTTGTGCTTTGGTGCAAATTGATCAGGCACTGTCTTCCAGTgcggaagaggagagagggttGCCCAAAGAGTGGCAG GGTGAATCACTGGAGGCAGGTCTGATCCACCCGATGGCCACTCTGATGAAAAGATCTAAAGCCCTTCGCTTCTATGGACTCATGGGGAAACGCTCAG GAATAAAGAAACCTTCCAGTGCAGACAGAC gaaaaaaagtgtttgtggGTCTGATGGGAAGAAGCATTTCCAGTGGCG AATCTCTAACCAGGAGGATTCCACCTGCGACAACCACTGCGATCGATGTTTCGGAGAAACCACTCAAGCAAG GTTCATCAGAGGAATGGGTCCAAATCCTGTATTGA